A window of Patescibacteria group bacterium contains these coding sequences:
- the pyk gene encoding pyruvate kinase yields MIKRTKIVCTIGPASEDQNILEKMVISGLDVARLNFSHGTHGNHLQLISKIRTLSKKHNKPIAIIQDLQGPRVRIGLLKEEGIKLCHSKEIILSCQKDAKFVEGEINIIPVTHQNLCSDVKVGQTILLDDGQIILKVKKIENQNIHCLIESNDCKLVSHKGINVPESKLSVPTLTEKDKQDLQFGIENNVDFVALSFVRESSDVLGAKKIIGDHNIKIISKIEKREAIKNFDEILEASDAIMVARGDLGIEMPAEEVPILQKKIIDKCLKAAKPVIVATQMLDSMIRNPRPTRAEVSDVANAVIDHADAVMLSGESASGKYPIQAVETMNKIILETEKSHYDDLVFKDSIKKIPIDSAISEVANILAKSVDAKLILAASLSGDTGRIISRYRPELPIFVATDSEKVQRQVNLSWGTFPFIIKTCKTVEELIEVSINHIKENKIVIVKDKIIIIAGEPVGKSGVNLVEIKEIE; encoded by the coding sequence ATGATAAAACGTACTAAAATAGTTTGTACTATTGGTCCAGCAAGCGAGGATCAAAATATATTAGAAAAAATGGTAATTTCAGGTTTGGATGTTGCCAGGCTTAACTTTTCTCATGGAACTCATGGAAATCATTTGCAATTAATTAGTAAAATCAGAACTTTATCAAAAAAACATAATAAGCCAATTGCAATTATTCAAGATTTGCAAGGTCCAAGAGTCCGAATTGGTTTATTGAAAGAAGAAGGCATTAAATTATGTCATAGCAAAGAAATAATTTTATCATGCCAAAAAGATGCGAAATTTGTAGAAGGCGAGATAAATATAATTCCAGTTACGCATCAAAATTTATGCTCTGATGTTAAAGTTGGTCAAACTATTTTACTTGATGATGGTCAAATAATTTTAAAAGTAAAAAAAATCGAAAATCAAAATATCCATTGCTTAATTGAAAGTAATGACTGCAAACTTGTTTCGCACAAAGGCATTAATGTGCCGGAAAGCAAGCTTTCTGTGCCAACTTTGACAGAAAAAGACAAACAAGATTTGCAATTTGGGATAGAAAATAATGTTGATTTTGTTGCCTTATCTTTTGTTAGAGAATCATCTGATGTTTTAGGAGCCAAAAAAATAATTGGCGATCATAATATCAAAATAATTTCTAAAATAGAAAAAAGAGAAGCTATCAAAAATTTTGACGAGATTTTAGAAGCAAGCGATGCCATCATGGTTGCCAGAGGCGATTTAGGTATTGAAATGCCAGCTGAAGAAGTTCCAATTTTACAGAAAAAAATAATTGATAAATGTCTAAAAGCAGCTAAGCCTGTAATTGTCGCAACTCAGATGCTAGATTCAATGATTAGAAATCCAAGACCAACCAGAGCCGAAGTTTCTGATGTTGCTAATGCAGTAATTGATCATGCTGATGCAGTTATGCTTTCTGGAGAGTCAGCTTCTGGAAAATATCCTATTCAGGCAGTTGAAACAATGAACAAAATAATTTTGGAAACAGAAAAATCACATTATGATGATTTGGTTTTCAAAGATTCAATCAAAAAAATTCCGATAGATTCCGCAATTTCCGAAGTCGCCAATATTCTAGCAAAAAGCGTTGATGCCAAATTAATTTTAGCTGCGTCATTATCTGGCGATACTGGCAGAATAATTTCTCGCTATCGTCCAGAATTGCCAATTTTTGTTGCAACAGATTCAGAAAAAGTTCAGCGTCAAGTCAACCTTTCTTGGGGCACTTTTCCATTTATAATTAAGACTTGCAAAACTGTTGAAGAATTAATTGAAGTTTCAATTAATCATATCAAAGAAAATAAGATTGTCATTGTAAAAGACAAAATAATAATCATCGCTGGCGAGCCTGTTGGCAAGTCAGGCGTGAACTTAGTTGAGATTAAAGAGATTGAATAA
- a CDS encoding four helix bundle protein: MTEENKSFGEKMKVRIYNLILKIIKFTESLPKNDEVCRVAINQLIRSGTSICANYVEATAGTSKKDFSNF, from the coding sequence ATGACCGAAGAAAATAAATCTTTTGGCGAGAAAATGAAAGTAAGGATTTATAATCTTATTCTAAAAATTATTAAATTTACGGAATCTTTGCCCAAAAATGATGAAGTCTGTAGAGTAGCAATAAATCAATTGATCAGAAGTGGGACAAGCATTTGCGCTAATTATGTAGAAGCTACAGCCGGAACAAGTAAAAAAGATTTTTCCAATTTTTAA